A genomic window from Desulfurococcaceae archaeon includes:
- a CDS encoding DUF4234 domain-containing protein, with the protein MSTGSLAEHYIAEMRRISREAAETDYVMPIWLPFIPMILILIGLLASIPALLGGEGALAGLGAFTVLIFIGAIINIYVLYKWISRRNNHFRRTASLYGNLVSALESLKLTDAEVAQIRSSVQEMQYEEREKSAALWIILSLIVGIVILYVYHFLNKDFHKHERREVAIYENLARILERRGIAVSRLEPRIPSRSTILYIVLSIITLGIFGLYWIYTLTRDPNEHFRAHHLVEENAIRALEQLARTPARP; encoded by the coding sequence ATGTCTACGGGGTCTCTTGCAGAGCACTACATTGCAGAGATGAGGAGAATTTCAAGGGAGGCGGCAGAAACGGACTATGTAATGCCGATCTGGCTACCCTTCATACCCATGATACTCATTCTCATAGGACTCCTCGCATCTATCCCAGCACTATTAGGGGGTGAAGGGGCCCTCGCAGGCCTGGGAGCCTTCACTGTGCTAATATTTATAGGTGCTATAATCAACATATACGTGCTGTACAAGTGGATTTCTAGGAGGAACAATCACTTCCGTAGAACGGCAAGCCTTTACGGAAACCTAGTATCTGCCCTGGAATCGCTGAAATTAACCGATGCCGAGGTCGCGCAAATTAGGAGTAGTGTACAGGAAATGCAGTACGAAGAGCGGGAGAAAAGCGCGGCGTTGTGGATCATACTATCACTCATCGTAGGAATAGTCATACTCTATGTGTATCACTTCTTAAACAAGGACTTCCACAAGCACGAGCGGCGAGAGGTGGCGATCTACGAAAACCTGGCAAGAATCTTAGAGAGGAGAGGTATAGCCGTTTCAAGGCTCGAACCACGCATACCTAGTAGAAGTACGATACTGTACATTGTGTTGTCAATAATAACGCTCGGCATATTTGGGTTATACTGGATCTACACCCTCACAAGGGATCCGAACGAGCACTTCAGGGCCCACCACTTAGTTGAGGAAAATGCTATAAGGGCGCTAGAACAGCTCGCTCGCACTCCGGCGAGACCTTAG
- the alaS gene encoding alanine--tRNA ligase, whose amino-acid sequence MDVNYKYLKEKYSYERYKCKVCGSYFWSRVPRDKCPDRPCSKYELLFKEYKNVTPLSIEEVRKRFIEFLRKRGHGVVHPYPVLAKWRNDLYLTIASIVVFQPEATDGITDPPHNPLVIIQPSIRLADIDNVGLTFGRHLSSFEMGGMHAFNKKEKSVYWSEGIIDNTMDFFVKEIGVDADDLVFKEGWWEGGGNAGPAPEVLVDGMELATLVHMAYKVVNGKYEPNPVLVVDCGYGIERIAWFTQRTPTGFHAVYGRLIEDYRNILGVEEPPHHVFKEIVYLLSDREIAGIDDLVKQVGQSRYAEYVRDVVNAVYLHSTLDHIRTASLMLSDGIVPSNAGEGYLARLIIRRLLRSLVKLGVEYHKLPEVLVELADRQIVFWNGDYIYGKFSKHRDYILEVLEVEANKFISTVLKGVEIVDKLIKRKKAITVEDLVELYDSHGIPPEFIAERASASGVLVEVPQDFYSKIAQRHATPSTLVKAKERELPVDVTEWASRFGETRKIFHEDPYITSLEATVIGVKGNYVVLDATIAYPWAGGQDHDEGVIRFGGDAFRLVYVGKVGDTIVHVLDRAPPFKPGDKVIVEIDWDRRYKLMKHHTATHIMLAAARRVLGEHVWQAGAEKTLEKARLDITHHKPVTPDEVRKIEDLANSVVNSRLDLKFHLIDRFKAEEKYGLGIHQGGAIYAPVLRIVEIPGWDAQACYGTHVYNTSEVGGIKVINFERIQDGVVRFEFIAGTRLVDYSRSLEEQRGAVLAAIGAKDQDVVVAVKKLYEEYQKQLQVTSKYRELVKSALLEKALKEVTTICNVPFTYIELPVTDEKLIRSLVEELAFKRKVLTAIAFENVVEISIDPLKAREQRIDLRKAVQYLSKQGFKGGGKEDHVVLRGQNVNINLILEALKSTMCVLQ is encoded by the coding sequence ATGGACGTCAATTACAAGTACTTGAAGGAAAAGTATAGCTATGAGAGATATAAATGTAAAGTGTGTGGTAGTTATTTCTGGAGCAGGGTTCCAAGAGATAAGTGCCCTGACCGCCCCTGCAGTAAATATGAATTACTCTTTAAGGAGTACAAGAACGTTACTCCTTTAAGTATTGAGGAGGTCAGAAAAAGGTTTATAGAGTTCTTGAGAAAACGAGGTCACGGAGTGGTCCATCCCTATCCTGTTCTCGCAAAGTGGAGGAATGACCTCTACCTTACAATAGCTTCGATAGTGGTGTTTCAACCGGAGGCCACAGACGGCATAACCGATCCACCCCATAACCCGCTCGTAATAATTCAGCCTTCTATCAGGCTCGCAGATATAGATAACGTAGGACTAACTTTCGGAAGGCACCTTTCCAGTTTCGAAATGGGCGGTATGCACGCGTTTAATAAAAAGGAGAAGAGTGTTTACTGGTCGGAAGGCATAATAGACAATACTATGGATTTCTTCGTGAAGGAGATAGGTGTTGATGCCGATGACTTGGTGTTTAAAGAGGGCTGGTGGGAGGGTGGAGGCAATGCAGGACCAGCACCCGAGGTCCTGGTAGACGGCATGGAGCTCGCAACTCTAGTACACATGGCTTACAAAGTTGTTAACGGCAAGTACGAGCCTAACCCCGTTTTGGTCGTAGACTGCGGGTATGGGATCGAAAGAATCGCGTGGTTCACCCAGAGAACGCCTACAGGCTTTCATGCCGTATACGGCAGGCTTATTGAAGATTACAGGAATATCTTGGGAGTCGAGGAGCCGCCTCACCACGTGTTCAAGGAGATCGTTTACCTACTGAGTGATAGGGAGATAGCGGGGATTGACGACCTCGTAAAGCAAGTGGGGCAAAGCAGGTACGCGGAATACGTCCGAGACGTTGTAAACGCCGTATACCTGCACAGCACTCTTGATCATATACGGACAGCCTCTCTAATGCTATCCGATGGCATCGTACCTTCGAACGCTGGTGAAGGCTACTTAGCCAGGCTCATAATTAGGAGGCTACTGAGAAGCCTCGTAAAGCTCGGGGTAGAGTACCACAAGCTACCGGAGGTTCTCGTGGAGCTCGCGGACCGGCAAATAGTGTTCTGGAATGGCGATTACATTTATGGGAAGTTCAGTAAACACCGAGATTACATCTTAGAGGTCCTCGAAGTCGAGGCAAACAAGTTCATCAGTACCGTTTTAAAGGGGGTGGAAATAGTAGACAAGCTAATTAAGAGAAAGAAAGCTATAACGGTAGAGGACCTAGTCGAATTATACGATTCGCATGGAATACCCCCGGAGTTTATTGCTGAGCGGGCATCTGCAAGTGGGGTACTCGTGGAAGTACCTCAAGACTTCTACTCGAAAATAGCGCAAAGGCACGCTACGCCGAGCACCCTGGTTAAGGCAAAGGAGCGCGAGCTTCCAGTAGATGTTACCGAGTGGGCTTCCCGGTTCGGAGAAACCCGGAAGATCTTCCACGAAGACCCTTACATTACGAGTTTAGAGGCCACCGTTATCGGGGTCAAGGGCAACTACGTCGTACTTGACGCTACCATAGCGTATCCGTGGGCCGGAGGGCAGGATCACGACGAGGGCGTCATACGGTTCGGCGGCGATGCGTTCAGGTTAGTTTACGTGGGCAAGGTAGGAGATACTATTGTACACGTACTCGACAGAGCCCCACCGTTCAAGCCGGGCGATAAGGTAATCGTAGAGATAGATTGGGATAGACGGTACAAGTTGATGAAGCATCACACCGCCACACACATAATGCTAGCGGCAGCGAGAAGGGTTCTCGGAGAGCACGTGTGGCAGGCTGGTGCTGAAAAAACGCTTGAAAAAGCACGTTTAGATATTACGCATCACAAGCCGGTAACGCCCGATGAGGTGAGGAAAATAGAAGATCTAGCTAACAGCGTTGTGAACAGTAGATTAGACCTGAAGTTTCACCTCATTGATAGGTTCAAAGCAGAGGAAAAGTATGGTCTCGGAATACACCAGGGAGGAGCTATATATGCTCCTGTTCTCAGAATAGTTGAAATACCTGGCTGGGACGCCCAGGCATGCTATGGTACACACGTATACAATACGTCAGAAGTAGGTGGAATTAAGGTGATAAACTTCGAGAGAATACAGGACGGCGTAGTTCGATTTGAATTCATCGCCGGAACCAGGCTCGTAGATTACAGTAGGAGCCTCGAAGAGCAGAGAGGTGCCGTGCTCGCTGCAATTGGTGCTAAGGATCAGGATGTCGTAGTGGCGGTGAAGAAGCTTTACGAAGAGTACCAGAAACAGTTGCAAGTAACCAGCAAGTACAGGGAACTGGTTAAAAGCGCGCTTCTCGAGAAAGCCCTCAAAGAAGTTACTACTATATGTAACGTTCCCTTCACTTATATAGAGTTACCCGTTACGGACGAGAAGCTGATCAGATCATTAGTGGAGGAACTGGCATTTAAACGTAAAGTTCTCACCGCCATAGCGTTCGAAAACGTAGTGGAGATCTCCATAGACCCCCTAAAAGCGCGTGAACAGCGGATTGATTTGAGAAAGGCAGTACAGTACTTGTCAAAACAAGGCTTTAAAGGAGGGGGTAAAGAGGATCATGTGGTTCTAAGAGGCCAGAACGTCAACATCAATTTAATTTTAGAGGCGCTCAAAAGCACAATGTGCGTGCTACAGTAA
- the rpl12p gene encoding 50S ribosomal protein P1: protein MEYVYAALLLYKAGKEISEENLTNVLKAAGIDVDEYRVKSLVAALKNVDIAKVLEQALVAPVSAAPATAAPAAQPQPETSEKKEEEEEKEESKELSEEALSEGFAALFG, encoded by the coding sequence ATCGAGTACGTATATGCTGCGTTACTGCTTTACAAGGCTGGTAAAGAGATTAGCGAAGAGAACTTAACAAACGTGTTGAAAGCAGCCGGTATTGACGTAGATGAGTATAGGGTGAAGTCGCTAGTAGCAGCGCTTAAAAACGTGGACATAGCCAAGGTACTTGAACAAGCACTAGTAGCACCCGTAAGTGCAGCCCCAGCAACGGCTGCTCCGGCAGCCCAGCCACAGCCCGAAACTAGCGAGAAGAAGGAAGAGGAGGAAGAGAAGGAGGAATCCAAGGAGCTCAGCGAAGAAGCCCTCAGTGAAGGGTTTGCCGCATTATTTGGGTAA